Proteins encoded in a region of the Ruegeria sp. AD91A genome:
- a CDS encoding tyrosine-type recombinase/integrase has translation MAGEGRALSQKNTSDSLRESLRARVEGRKGDEPLFPSLGRDGGPTAASAALMKAVRKNTDDKRMKVHGLRHRASDKLRDAGAPVEVRHGYLGHSVQSVAENTYGGREARLREFARWGVKAGL, from the coding sequence GGGCTTTAAGCCAGAAAAACACTTCAGACAGCCTCAGGGAGTCCCTCAGGGCGCGCGTTGAAGGGCGTAAGGGTGACGAGCCTCTGTTCCCTTCTCTTGGCCGTGACGGAGGCCCTACGGCTGCCTCTGCGGCGCTGATGAAAGCGGTCAGGAAGAACACTGACGACAAGCGCATGAAGGTCCACGGACTGCGCCACAGGGCGAGCGACAAACTGAGAGACGCAGGGGCACCTGTTGAAGTTCGTCACGGGTACCTAGGGCATTCTGTTCAATCGGTTGCTGAGAATACTTATGGTGGACGTGAGGCGCGGCTTAGAGAGTTCGCTAGGTGGGGCGTGAAGGCTGGGCTCTAG
- a CDS encoding DUF6538 domain-containing protein, with protein sequence MSETVSRPFTFVKDGVFYFSRRILKELRNHYTSPRIAYSLRTKSPKIAEARARRAAGRVLVSPALS encoded by the coding sequence ATGTCGGAGACCGTTTCGCGCCCTTTCACCTTCGTAAAAGACGGTGTTTTCTACTTCAGCCGCCGCATCCTGAAAGAATTGAGAAACCACTACACGTCGCCTCGGATCGCGTATTCGCTGCGGACAAAGTCGCCCAAGATCGCTGAAGCCAGAGCCAGAAGAGCAGCTGGACGAGTACTGGTATCACCTGCGTTGTCGTGA
- a CDS encoding trans-aconitate 2-methyltransferase, with the protein MTVDRKAHWDTVYGEKSEAQLSWHQDNPRVSLELIEMAGATANSSVIDIGGGTSRLAGALLAMGLHDITVLDLSQVALVVARDRLGQAGETVKWISADITTWAPDRHYDLWHDRAVFHFLVDAAERAAYLESLARGVSIGGNAIISTFAPDGPEKCSGFPVARYSPSDLAELLGESFELVAHRHHLHQTPSGKSQSFQFSLFRRFR; encoded by the coding sequence ATGACGGTCGACAGAAAGGCACACTGGGACACCGTCTATGGCGAGAAGTCCGAGGCCCAGTTGAGTTGGCATCAGGATAATCCACGGGTCTCGCTCGAACTAATCGAGATGGCTGGCGCAACTGCGAATTCATCAGTCATCGACATTGGCGGGGGAACCTCCCGTCTTGCGGGCGCTCTGCTCGCGATGGGACTTCACGATATCACAGTCCTCGATCTTTCGCAGGTCGCCCTGGTTGTAGCCCGGGACCGGCTGGGACAAGCCGGTGAAACAGTGAAATGGATTTCGGCAGACATCACCACTTGGGCTCCTGATCGTCATTACGACCTGTGGCACGATAGGGCAGTGTTCCATTTCCTCGTCGATGCGGCGGAGCGGGCGGCCTATCTGGAAAGCCTCGCGCGCGGGGTGAGCATCGGCGGCAATGCGATCATTTCCACCTTTGCGCCAGACGGGCCGGAGAAGTGCAGTGGTTTCCCGGTCGCCCGATATAGTCCAAGCGACCTCGCCGAGCTACTTGGAGAAAGCTTCGAACTCGTGGCGCATCGCCACCACCTGCATCAAACTCCCTCAGGCAAAAGTCAGTCCTTCCAGTTCAGTCTTTTCCGCCGCTTCCGCTGA
- a CDS encoding IS1595 family transposase: protein MSAPTSGVGVASDDAFSGIVEIDETHQRESRKGSREWALHLRNPLQYPRPPRHQWYVFKSGRVKMQRGLSRWQLPLLTITSRSGKQYLERIKNRSIPVIDAALSPVVATDAILCTDGAAAYARFTKKNTLDHHVLSKKPGKRVTQKAFHIQNVNALHSRYKDFMGPFKGPASKYLGRYLRWFLLRSKMDGGAVFRRVLSLQ, encoded by the coding sequence ATGAGCGCGCCTACATCAGGTGTAGGCGTCGCTTCCGACGATGCCTTCAGTGGCATTGTCGAGATAGACGAAACTCATCAACGGGAGAGCCGCAAAGGTTCACGGGAATGGGCTCTGCACCTGAGGAATCCGCTCCAGTATCCGCGCCCGCCCCGCCACCAGTGGTATGTCTTCAAGAGCGGAAGAGTGAAGATGCAGAGAGGGTTGTCGCGGTGGCAACTTCCGCTTCTCACAATCACCAGCCGCTCCGGCAAACAATATCTGGAGCGGATCAAAAACCGCAGTATTCCCGTCATCGACGCGGCGCTTTCGCCTGTGGTTGCGACAGATGCGATTCTTTGCACCGACGGTGCGGCGGCCTATGCCCGCTTCACCAAGAAAAACACCTTGGACCATCATGTTCTCAGCAAAAAGCCAGGCAAACGGGTCACGCAGAAAGCCTTTCACATCCAGAATGTGAACGCATTACACTCCCGCTACAAAGACTTCATGGGGCCCTTCAAAGGCCCGGCGTCGAAGTATCTGGGGCGTTACCTACGTTGGTTTCTACTCCGGTCGAAGATGGACGGCGGAGCAGTCTTTCGAAGGGTGCTTTCGCTACAATGA
- the otnC gene encoding 3-oxo-tetronate 4-phosphate decarboxylase, whose product MSSEEMALRQQMSELCASLFTRGFSVGTAGNVSARLPDGILMTPTNSTLGNVDPERIAKIDLDGNHVSGDKPTKEVFLHQAFYETRSEAGAVVHLHSTWATALSCLEDTDPNDCIPPLTPYVVMRVGTVKLVRYVKPGDPKSGDLIRELGGKYSAVLLANHGPVVSGKDLFSAVCAAEELEETAKLFVALRGMPTRMLDEEQVAELKETFGRM is encoded by the coding sequence ATGAGTTCTGAAGAAATGGCGCTGCGGCAGCAGATGTCGGAGCTGTGCGCCTCGCTGTTTACGCGTGGCTTTTCCGTTGGCACTGCGGGCAATGTCTCCGCGCGTTTACCGGACGGGATTCTCATGACGCCAACGAATTCGACTTTGGGCAATGTTGACCCCGAGCGAATTGCCAAGATTGATTTGGATGGCAACCACGTCTCCGGAGACAAGCCGACCAAGGAGGTCTTTCTGCACCAAGCCTTCTATGAGACGCGGTCGGAAGCTGGTGCAGTGGTGCATCTGCATTCGACCTGGGCCACCGCACTGTCGTGTCTGGAAGACACCGATCCCAATGACTGTATTCCGCCGCTTACACCATACGTGGTCATGCGCGTAGGCACGGTTAAACTGGTTCGATACGTTAAGCCGGGTGATCCAAAATCCGGTGATTTGATCCGCGAACTGGGCGGCAAGTATAGTGCTGTTCTGCTGGCCAATCACGGTCCCGTCGTATCAGGAAAGGATCTCTTTTCAGCGGTCTGTGCAGCGGAAGAGTTGGAAGAAACAGCCAAGCTGTTCGTGGCACTGCGGGGTATGCCAACCCGGATGTTGGATGAAGAACAAGTCGCAGAACTCAAAGAGACTTTCGGAAGGATGTAG
- the otnK gene encoding 3-oxo-tetronate kinase: MKIGVIADDFTGASDIANTLAKGVEPEGGLRTAQFPGIPTTPAEKEIEAGVISLKSRTAPIEEAVADSLRALRWLADQGCRQFIFKYCSTFDSTAEGNIGPVAEALAQELGAQKVVFCPAFPATGRTIYYGHLFVLCKLLHESGMENHPLTPMTDANIRRWLQYQTEEAVGLVPIDTVKQGSEAIAAALRNVDERFVIGDAISDEDLLAWGEALKDAKLISGGSGIALGLPRNFLREASSKSTGSLFTGAAGPAAILAGSCSGATRGQIHVHAESHPSFAIDVPGVMSGDVTTQTLLDFFKAHPGQAPLAYSSGSPDDVRAIQNQFGQEAVANRLDNLFAETARELVQTGYKRLVVAGGETSGAVAKAVSEALGSPAMSIGPEIDPGVPVLSVGKIEPIAMALKSGNFGAQDFFAKALRMMEAGR; encoded by the coding sequence ATGAAAATCGGTGTCATAGCCGATGACTTTACCGGTGCGAGTGATATCGCGAACACCTTAGCGAAGGGCGTAGAGCCGGAAGGTGGGTTACGAACGGCTCAATTTCCAGGTATTCCGACGACCCCGGCTGAGAAGGAGATCGAAGCGGGTGTAATCTCGCTCAAAAGCCGCACAGCACCTATCGAGGAAGCTGTAGCGGACAGCCTGCGGGCTCTGCGGTGGCTCGCGGACCAAGGATGCCGCCAGTTCATCTTCAAATATTGCTCGACCTTCGATTCCACGGCAGAAGGGAATATCGGCCCCGTTGCAGAAGCACTGGCCCAAGAACTGGGTGCGCAAAAGGTGGTTTTCTGCCCGGCCTTTCCGGCAACGGGGCGTACTATCTATTACGGTCATCTCTTTGTGCTTTGTAAGCTGTTGCACGAATCCGGGATGGAAAATCACCCTCTTACACCGATGACGGATGCCAACATCCGGCGATGGTTGCAGTATCAGACTGAAGAAGCGGTTGGGTTGGTGCCAATTGACACTGTGAAGCAAGGTTCAGAGGCAATTGCTGCTGCTTTGCGGAACGTCGACGAACGCTTTGTGATCGGTGATGCGATTTCGGACGAGGATTTGTTGGCTTGGGGCGAAGCTCTAAAGGATGCCAAGCTCATTTCAGGGGGATCCGGGATAGCGCTGGGGCTACCCAGAAACTTCTTAAGAGAGGCTTCATCAAAAAGTACTGGCAGTTTGTTCACCGGTGCTGCAGGGCCTGCCGCGATCCTTGCTGGGTCGTGTTCCGGTGCGACCCGTGGGCAGATACATGTACATGCCGAATCCCATCCGAGCTTCGCCATTGATGTTCCGGGTGTCATGTCCGGGGATGTGACCACGCAAACGCTTTTGGATTTCTTTAAAGCGCATCCGGGTCAGGCGCCGCTCGCGTATTCATCGGGAAGCCCGGATGATGTGCGAGCGATTCAAAATCAATTTGGTCAGGAAGCTGTAGCGAACAGGCTGGATAATCTCTTTGCAGAAACTGCACGGGAACTTGTCCAAACGGGTTATAAGCGCCTTGTCGTGGCCGGAGGGGAGACGTCGGGAGCTGTTGCCAAGGCCGTCTCTGAGGCACTGGGGTCACCGGCTATGTCAATCGGGCCAGAGATTGACCCGGGCGTGCCAGTCCTGAGCGTTGGGAAAATAGAACCCATTGCAATGGCTCTAAAGTCTGGGAACTTTGGCGCTCAGGATTTCTTCGCTAAAGCGCTCAGAATGATGGAGGCAGGCAGATGA
- a CDS encoding N-acyl homoserine lactonase family protein, protein MNNWEIHAVKYADRNARTRRDSFILDDNHDAPHAMDYFVWVLKRGNEVILVDTGYDSEEAAARGRPIAMDPREALRPLDITPEAVTNIIVTHLHYDHAGGLHMFPNAKLHMQSAEMAFATGPCMCHDHLRAPFTAGHICEVVKRLYSGKVVFYDGEAEIIDGVTVHCIGGHSRGLQCVRVRTAAGWMVLASDASHYYENFMERKAFPIVVDLQDMMDGFETLERLASHPRLIVPGHDPLVREVFPVGAAPHIHRLDPGPNRDIEL, encoded by the coding sequence ATGAACAATTGGGAGATTCACGCCGTCAAGTATGCGGATCGCAATGCCCGCACTCGACGCGACAGCTTCATCTTGGATGACAATCACGACGCACCTCACGCGATGGACTATTTCGTTTGGGTATTGAAGCGCGGCAACGAAGTCATTCTGGTCGATACTGGTTACGATTCCGAAGAGGCAGCCGCCCGTGGTCGTCCAATTGCGATGGACCCACGTGAGGCTCTGCGCCCCTTGGACATCACGCCGGAAGCGGTGACAAACATCATCGTGACCCATCTTCACTATGACCACGCGGGGGGGCTGCATATGTTCCCGAACGCGAAGTTGCATATGCAATCGGCGGAGATGGCCTTCGCCACAGGCCCCTGCATGTGCCACGACCATCTGCGCGCACCTTTCACGGCGGGCCATATTTGCGAGGTCGTAAAGCGTCTCTATTCAGGGAAGGTCGTGTTCTACGATGGAGAAGCCGAGATTATAGATGGGGTCACGGTGCACTGCATTGGTGGGCATTCGCGAGGGTTGCAATGTGTTCGTGTAAGAACAGCAGCCGGGTGGATGGTTCTGGCCTCGGATGCCTCGCATTACTACGAGAATTTCATGGAGCGCAAAGCCTTTCCCATCGTCGTCGACCTGCAGGACATGATGGATGGTTTCGAGACACTCGAGAGGTTGGCCTCGCATCCTCGACTTATCGTACCCGGCCATGATCCACTTGTGCGTGAGGTTTTTCCCGTCGGTGCGGCGCCGCATATCCATAGGTTGGATCCTGGGCCAAACAGGGACATCGAACTATGA
- a CDS encoding putative quinol monooxygenase: protein MFVVTVTFTLMPGTRDTFLPLMVENASTSLREEFGCQQFDVCLGDDPETVFLYEVYDDAAAFGAHLESAHFKTFDAAVADMIKAKVVHQYTEVIR from the coding sequence ATGTTTGTGGTTACTGTCACCTTCACTCTCATGCCCGGTACGAGAGACACCTTTTTGCCGCTGATGGTCGAAAACGCTTCAACCTCTTTACGTGAAGAATTCGGATGCCAGCAGTTTGACGTTTGCCTCGGCGACGATCCCGAGACGGTGTTCCTCTATGAGGTATACGATGACGCTGCCGCGTTTGGCGCTCACCTCGAAAGCGCGCACTTCAAGACTTTCGATGCGGCGGTTGCTGATATGATAAAAGCCAAAGTTGTTCACCAGTATACCGAGGTCATCCGATGA
- a CDS encoding tripartite tricarboxylate transporter permease, whose amino-acid sequence MDFILSQLAGFGTAFVGLAVDPLTYLYLIASVFLGITFGALPGLTATLAVTILTGFFGNKIPLDYSLIALLGAYVGAIYGGSYPSILLNIPGTAANAATAMDGYPLAKAGRGGEALGLTTTASFIGTVIGTITLLIFVWALLLVSKNIASPEKALLALFGILLSGTLMSEDLVIKGWIAGLIGLAMSMVGLDPLLSEPRYTFGWSYLMSGFQVVPVLMGAFAIPQIIDGLRHVEAGKVLALKGRILPNLRSIRRYLPTIGRSGVIGTGVGALPGVGEDVAGWVSYGVGKTVSAEGDKFGKGSLEGLLCSETANNACIGGALIPLLVLGIPGSPPAAALMGAFKINNVIPGPTIDPEIILRVVAILVLASLTMFLMGLFTARVFIKILAIPQTIFLPVVMVLTTIGSFSVGGGINDLYLMLGVGAVAYFMNLMKYPIAPLVIGVILGSLFDETFRRSLFLSDGDLSVFFSRPGAAILMVLNIGLILSQLPVAKRAFSRLKGLSV is encoded by the coding sequence ATGGATTTTATCCTTTCGCAACTGGCTGGATTTGGGACCGCATTCGTGGGCCTGGCAGTAGACCCGCTGACCTATCTGTATTTGATCGCATCCGTATTCCTGGGCATCACATTCGGCGCATTGCCGGGCCTAACAGCAACCCTGGCAGTGACGATCCTGACGGGTTTCTTCGGCAACAAAATCCCGCTGGACTATTCGCTCATCGCTTTGCTCGGGGCCTATGTCGGCGCGATTTACGGCGGCTCCTACCCATCTATTCTGCTGAACATACCTGGCACAGCAGCCAACGCCGCGACGGCCATGGATGGCTACCCTCTGGCCAAAGCAGGTCGAGGCGGCGAAGCCCTAGGGCTGACCACAACGGCCAGTTTCATTGGCACAGTTATCGGGACCATCACGCTTTTGATATTTGTCTGGGCACTGCTTTTGGTTTCAAAAAACATCGCAAGCCCGGAGAAAGCACTGCTGGCCCTCTTCGGTATTCTGCTTTCTGGCACTTTGATGAGCGAAGATTTGGTGATTAAGGGATGGATCGCCGGTTTGATCGGGCTCGCGATGTCCATGGTGGGTCTCGACCCTCTGTTGTCCGAGCCGCGCTATACCTTCGGCTGGTCTTACCTGATGAGCGGATTTCAGGTCGTGCCAGTTTTAATGGGGGCCTTTGCCATTCCCCAAATCATCGACGGTTTAAGGCACGTTGAGGCTGGGAAAGTTCTGGCCCTTAAAGGCCGTATTCTTCCAAACCTTCGCTCTATTCGACGTTACTTGCCGACCATTGGCCGTTCAGGAGTGATCGGGACCGGGGTAGGAGCGCTTCCCGGCGTGGGCGAAGATGTCGCCGGTTGGGTCAGTTACGGTGTCGGCAAGACCGTATCTGCCGAGGGCGACAAGTTTGGAAAAGGCTCTTTGGAAGGTCTGCTGTGTTCTGAAACAGCAAACAACGCCTGTATTGGTGGCGCGCTGATCCCACTTTTAGTGTTAGGCATTCCCGGTTCACCACCCGCCGCGGCTTTGATGGGGGCCTTCAAGATCAACAACGTGATCCCGGGCCCCACGATAGACCCCGAGATCATTCTGCGCGTGGTTGCAATCCTGGTGCTGGCATCCCTGACAATGTTCTTGATGGGCCTGTTCACTGCTCGGGTTTTTATCAAGATACTCGCCATACCGCAGACCATCTTCTTGCCAGTCGTGATGGTTCTGACAACAATCGGGTCTTTCAGCGTCGGTGGTGGCATCAATGATCTCTACCTGATGCTTGGTGTCGGCGCCGTCGCCTATTTTATGAACCTGATGAAGTACCCAATCGCGCCGTTGGTTATTGGAGTTATTTTAGGCAGCTTGTTTGATGAAACCTTCCGCCGGTCGCTGTTCTTGTCGGATGGGGATCTTTCGGTCTTCTTTTCGCGGCCCGGTGCGGCCATTCTGATGGTGCTCAACATTGGTTTGATCCTCAGCCAATTGCCTGTCGCAAAGCGCGCTTTCTCGCGTCTGAAAGGACTTTCCGTCTGA
- a CDS encoding tripartite tricarboxylate transporter substrate binding protein has translation MKLKLGRLAAAAVMATGIAGAAAAQDYPYRDITTAVVWGAGGGTDTINRMIMAEMEKHLPVSINVINQTGGVAGSNGMVYVMNQPDDGYTLVGLSESNVTAAVQGGWDKKFDFWYPFIVGGSPDLISVPADSPYNTLEELVDAAKAAPGTIPAAASGAGSIHHLNLLAIEKGSGAEFKFVPYKGSAPGQEAAIAGEVALVVTSLAEQAPLIEGGQLKPLAMLTPEDAQIAGATVPSAFGIYDGLDQYLPLKQAIGFAVHSSAGDDVKAALGDAFEQAIASDTVAEWAAANNYDVGGQHGEAAQELFANLEATFAYTLQDLGAATVDPASLGIEKP, from the coding sequence ATGAAACTAAAGCTAGGGCGGTTGGCCGCCGCAGCCGTGATGGCGACCGGGATTGCAGGGGCAGCTGCTGCGCAGGATTACCCTTATCGTGACATCACCACAGCTGTGGTCTGGGGGGCCGGTGGCGGCACGGACACGATCAACCGAATGATCATGGCCGAGATGGAAAAACACCTTCCGGTCTCGATCAATGTGATCAATCAAACTGGTGGCGTCGCAGGTTCCAATGGCATGGTCTACGTCATGAACCAACCAGACGATGGCTATACATTGGTTGGTTTGTCAGAGTCTAACGTTACCGCCGCTGTGCAGGGTGGTTGGGATAAGAAATTTGATTTTTGGTATCCGTTCATTGTTGGTGGATCACCTGATCTGATCTCGGTCCCGGCGGACAGCCCTTACAACACGCTGGAAGAACTGGTCGACGCTGCGAAAGCAGCTCCTGGCACTATTCCGGCAGCGGCTTCCGGCGCAGGGTCTATCCACCACTTGAACCTTCTCGCCATCGAAAAAGGGTCCGGGGCGGAATTCAAGTTTGTTCCATACAAAGGCTCGGCGCCAGGGCAAGAAGCAGCGATAGCGGGCGAGGTCGCATTGGTCGTAACCTCTCTGGCTGAGCAGGCGCCTTTGATCGAGGGCGGTCAGTTGAAACCGCTCGCGATGCTGACGCCCGAGGACGCGCAAATCGCAGGAGCTACGGTGCCATCTGCCTTTGGCATCTATGACGGTCTCGATCAGTATCTTCCACTCAAACAGGCCATTGGTTTTGCAGTTCACAGCTCAGCTGGTGACGACGTAAAGGCCGCGCTTGGCGATGCCTTTGAGCAGGCGATTGCGTCTGACACCGTCGCCGAATGGGCTGCGGCAAACAATTACGACGTCGGTGGTCAGCACGGTGAAGCGGCTCAAGAACTGTTTGCGAACCTCGAGGCTACTTTTGCCTATACCTTGCAGGACCTTGGCGCTGCCACCGTCGATCCGGCCTCGCTGGGTATCGAGAAGCCCTAA
- a CDS encoding isocitrate/isopropylmalate dehydrogenase family protein, with translation MKMIYDVAVFHGDGIGPEIMAPTLEILHQLSLRNPTYELAFTDAPAGAGHYAKTGESFPAGSLETARNADAILLSAMGLPDVRYPDGTEISPQIDLRKQLGLFAGVRPVKVSSGQMTPLALPPGKEIDFVLIRESTEGLFFTQGAGEVSEHEARETLLITREVSEKLFRFAFELAKNRKASGRGQGRVTCIDKANVFRAFAFFRSIFDVEAARHPDLKADHAYVDATALWMVQKPWEFDVLVTENMFGDILSDLGAGLMGGLGLAPSADIGLNHAVFQPCHGSAPDIAGRGIANPFAMILSAAMMLEWLGLTHDHLGLSNDGERLREAVEKVTANGQNLTRDLGGTAGTQDAASSVLEELRA, from the coding sequence ATGAAAATGATTTACGATGTTGCGGTGTTCCACGGGGACGGGATCGGCCCGGAAATTATGGCCCCTACGCTTGAAATTCTGCACCAACTCTCGCTAAGAAATCCAACCTACGAGCTGGCGTTTACAGACGCACCAGCTGGCGCAGGCCACTACGCCAAAACTGGAGAATCATTTCCGGCTGGATCACTCGAAACTGCACGCAATGCGGACGCAATTCTGCTGTCTGCAATGGGCTTGCCGGATGTTCGATATCCTGACGGAACCGAGATTTCACCGCAAATTGATCTGCGAAAGCAACTGGGACTTTTTGCTGGTGTGCGTCCTGTAAAAGTAAGCAGCGGACAAATGACCCCTTTGGCGCTGCCTCCCGGAAAAGAGATCGACTTTGTCTTGATACGCGAAAGCACAGAAGGACTGTTCTTCACCCAAGGCGCTGGCGAAGTTTCCGAACACGAAGCACGTGAAACTCTGCTGATCACTCGTGAGGTATCCGAAAAACTGTTCCGTTTCGCGTTTGAACTCGCCAAGAACCGCAAGGCATCCGGTCGCGGCCAAGGACGGGTTACATGTATCGACAAAGCCAATGTTTTCAGGGCCTTTGCATTCTTCAGATCTATCTTTGACGTGGAGGCTGCACGCCATCCCGATTTGAAAGCTGACCATGCCTATGTTGATGCCACCGCTCTATGGATGGTCCAAAAGCCTTGGGAATTCGATGTTTTGGTGACTGAGAACATGTTCGGAGATATCCTCTCCGACCTTGGTGCGGGTCTCATGGGCGGTCTTGGACTGGCGCCATCAGCGGATATCGGGTTGAACCACGCTGTTTTCCAACCCTGCCATGGTTCCGCTCCGGACATTGCGGGACGGGGTATTGCTAACCCTTTTGCGATGATCCTGTCCGCAGCAATGATGCTTGAATGGTTAGGTTTGACCCATGATCACCTAGGCCTGTCCAACGACGGCGAACGATTGCGTGAAGCCGTGGAAAAGGTGACTGCGAACGGACAGAACCTGACGCGTGACCTAGGTGGCACCGCCGGAACGCAGGACGCAGCCTCATCGGTATTGGAAGAATTGCGGGCATGA
- a CDS encoding Gfo/Idh/MocA family protein: MNTQQAIRVACVGAGYFSRFHYESWSRMPGAVPIASCNRDINKAKETGLAAYDDLSKMLEAEKPDLVDIILPPVAQADTIRTALRSGIKWVICQKPFCMSLDEAEMIVSEAEAVGATIVIHENFRFQPWYRAIKEAMAKGRIGTPLQATFRLRPGDGQGLHAYLDRQPYFQDMPRFLVHETAVHWVDTFRFLFDAPSAVYADLRQVNSVIAGEDAGYILFDHPKGLKALFDGNRCLDHSAENLRQTMGEALIEGTEGSLVLSGDGSVDLRAFGKQERQQILPPSDHDGFGGDCVHALQSHVVSGLVKGTPLENTARDYLDVIRIEENIYLSAAEGRKINLETP, translated from the coding sequence ATGAATACTCAACAAGCCATCAGGGTCGCGTGTGTGGGTGCGGGGTATTTCAGTAGGTTCCACTACGAAAGCTGGTCCCGAATGCCCGGAGCGGTTCCGATTGCATCCTGCAACCGTGATATCAACAAGGCGAAAGAAACAGGACTGGCGGCTTACGATGATCTGTCAAAAATGCTGGAGGCGGAAAAGCCAGATCTCGTGGACATCATCCTTCCACCTGTGGCGCAGGCCGACACCATCCGGACGGCACTGCGCTCTGGGATAAAGTGGGTGATCTGCCAAAAACCTTTCTGCATGTCTTTGGATGAAGCTGAGATGATTGTTTCAGAGGCTGAAGCGGTTGGGGCAACTATTGTTATACACGAAAACTTTCGCTTCCAGCCTTGGTATCGAGCAATCAAAGAGGCGATGGCCAAGGGTCGAATTGGAACTCCTCTACAAGCGACTTTCCGACTTCGACCCGGTGACGGACAGGGTCTACACGCCTACCTTGACCGGCAGCCGTACTTTCAGGACATGCCTCGTTTCCTTGTTCATGAAACAGCGGTTCACTGGGTAGACACGTTCCGGTTTCTGTTCGATGCGCCCAGTGCTGTTTACGCGGACTTGCGCCAAGTTAACTCCGTAATCGCGGGCGAGGACGCAGGCTACATCTTGTTTGACCACCCCAAAGGTTTGAAAGCTCTGTTCGATGGGAACAGGTGCCTTGACCACAGCGCCGAAAACCTGCGTCAGACCATGGGCGAAGCTCTCATCGAAGGAACGGAAGGATCACTGGTTCTTAGCGGCGACGGTTCAGTTGACCTCCGCGCTTTTGGAAAACAGGAGCGACAGCAGATTTTACCTCCGAGCGATCATGATGGGTTTGGAGGAGACTGCGTACACGCCTTGCAAAGTCACGTCGTTTCAGGCCTTGTAAAGGGCACGCCGCTGGAAAACACGGCTCGAGACTATTTGGACGTGATCCGCATCGAAGAGAACATCTATCTCTCGGCTGCGGAGGGACGAAAGATCAACCTGGAGACTCCGTGA
- a CDS encoding GntR family transcriptional regulator, translated as MKDQDAKTLSNTQRAVRDLRRMILSGELAAGTDHLESELAETLGMSRTPIREAALMLESKGLLEMRPRKGVRILPVSSDDMREIYDILTELESLAAQRAAEAGYSEDELAVLAGSIAKMDQAIEAEDLEAWAKADELFHQELVRLGGNKRAEAIVAMMSDQVRRARATTLFIRPLPVKSNEDHRVVFQAISEGRPDAARERHREHRLQAQAMLCGILEKHRLNSL; from the coding sequence GTGAAGGATCAGGACGCAAAAACTCTTTCCAATACGCAACGCGCTGTAAGAGATTTGCGGCGGATGATCCTGTCCGGCGAACTTGCAGCCGGAACTGACCATCTGGAATCGGAACTCGCCGAGACCCTTGGCATGTCCCGCACCCCGATACGGGAAGCTGCGCTTATGTTGGAAAGCAAGGGGTTGCTGGAAATGCGGCCCCGCAAAGGCGTGCGGATACTGCCTGTTTCATCAGACGATATGCGTGAAATTTACGACATACTGACGGAACTCGAGAGTCTCGCAGCACAGCGCGCTGCCGAAGCGGGCTATTCAGAAGATGAACTGGCGGTACTTGCTGGATCAATTGCAAAGATGGACCAAGCCATCGAAGCCGAAGACCTTGAAGCCTGGGCCAAGGCCGACGAGTTGTTTCACCAGGAGCTCGTTCGGTTGGGCGGCAACAAACGGGCCGAAGCGATTGTTGCCATGATGAGCGACCAGGTACGTCGCGCGCGCGCAACGACGTTGTTCATCAGGCCCCTGCCCGTCAAATCCAATGAAGATCACCGGGTTGTTTTCCAAGCGATTAGTGAAGGTCGTCCGGATGCTGCCCGTGAACGTCATCGAGAACACAGGCTGCAAGCGCAGGCTATGCTTTGCGGGATACTTGAAAAGCATCGGCTCAACAGCCTCTGA